Proteins encoded within one genomic window of Streptomyces kaniharaensis:
- a CDS encoding trypsin-like peptidase domain-containing protein: MRKPLIGALAAVLVAGATALTGAVPAHAAATTVNSQTATTVNSQTATTAAANGWTAAHPATDTRAAPPLAAVDFAGTVALSNCSGSLVRMPRSAGSDPALVLSNGHCLESGMPGPGEVVVDQPSSRTFTLLSGSGGGVATLNATKVVYGAMTDTDVSIYQLDSSYDAIQSQYGIAPLTVSAAHPAQGVDIRVVSGYWKRIYSCSVDGFAYQLQEADWTFKDSVRYTSGCNVIGGTSGSPVVDANTGQVVAVNNTINENGESCTLNNPCEVDQTGAVTVHQGIGYAQETYLLPACFAAGNRLDLTLPDCVLPRP, from the coding sequence ATGAGGAAGCCGCTCATAGGTGCGCTCGCCGCCGTCCTTGTCGCCGGAGCCACCGCACTGACCGGAGCCGTCCCGGCCCATGCCGCCGCCACCACCGTGAACAGCCAGACCGCCACCACCGTGAACAGCCAGACCGCCACCACCGCCGCCGCGAACGGCTGGACGGCGGCCCACCCCGCCACGGACACCAGGGCCGCCCCGCCCCTCGCCGCCGTCGACTTCGCCGGCACGGTGGCGCTCAGCAACTGTTCCGGCTCGCTGGTCCGGATGCCCCGTTCGGCCGGAAGCGATCCGGCGCTCGTCCTCTCCAACGGCCACTGCCTGGAGTCCGGGATGCCGGGCCCCGGCGAGGTGGTCGTCGATCAGCCGTCCAGCCGTACCTTCACACTGCTCAGCGGCTCCGGCGGCGGCGTCGCCACGCTGAACGCCACCAAGGTGGTCTACGGCGCGATGACCGACACCGACGTGTCGATCTACCAGCTCGACAGCAGCTACGACGCGATCCAGTCCCAGTACGGGATCGCCCCGCTGACCGTCTCCGCCGCCCACCCCGCCCAGGGGGTCGACATTCGGGTGGTCTCCGGCTACTGGAAGCGGATCTACTCCTGCTCGGTCGACGGCTTCGCGTACCAACTGCAGGAAGCCGACTGGACGTTCAAGGACTCGGTCCGCTACACCTCCGGCTGCAACGTGATCGGCGGCACCTCCGGCTCGCCGGTGGTCGACGCGAACACCGGTCAGGTGGTCGCCGTCAACAACACCATCAACGAGAATGGCGAGTCCTGCACGCTCAACAACCCGTGCGAGGTCGACCAGACCGGCGCGGTGACGGTCCACCAGGGCATCGGCTACGCCCAGGAGACCTACCTCCTTCCGGCCTGCTTCGCCGCCGGGAACCGGCTCGACCTCACCCTGCCCGACTGCGTCCTGCCCCGCCCCTGA
- a CDS encoding TetR family transcriptional regulator, translating into MNHTVGARQAQKQQSRRALLDAGLGLLADQNLASLGVREVTRAAGLSPAAFYRHFPDLAALGVALVEESLASLHVMIRSVLTGAGGAEELIDRAVDVIQQHVREHRPHVRFLARERHGGVRRVREAIDAELGRFAEEVCAALRLQSASKGWSEGDLRMLAELYVDHMVSTAAAFLEALDAQEADPAREARIAATARLQLRLISLGRRHWQGS; encoded by the coding sequence GTGAATCACACCGTTGGGGCCAGGCAGGCCCAGAAGCAGCAGAGCCGCCGGGCGTTGCTGGACGCGGGCCTGGGCCTGCTGGCCGACCAGAACCTCGCGAGCCTCGGCGTGCGCGAGGTCACCCGCGCTGCCGGGCTCTCGCCGGCCGCCTTTTACCGGCACTTCCCTGACCTCGCCGCGCTTGGCGTCGCGCTGGTCGAGGAGTCACTGGCCAGCCTGCACGTCATGATCCGCTCGGTGCTCACCGGGGCGGGCGGCGCGGAGGAACTGATCGACCGTGCGGTGGACGTCATCCAGCAGCACGTCCGCGAGCACCGGCCGCACGTCCGCTTCCTCGCGCGCGAGCGGCACGGCGGGGTCCGGCGGGTGCGCGAGGCGATCGACGCCGAACTCGGCCGCTTCGCCGAAGAGGTGTGCGCGGCTCTCAGGCTCCAGTCGGCCTCGAAGGGCTGGAGCGAGGGCGACCTGCGGATGCTCGCCGAGTTGTATGTGGACCACATGGTGTCCACGGCCGCCGCCTTCCTGGAAGCGTTGGACGCGCAGGAGGCGGATCCGGCCCGCGAGGCGCGCATCGCCGCCACTGCGCGGCTTCAGTTGCGCCTGATCAGCCTCGGTAGGCGGCACTGGCAAGGGAGTTGA
- a CDS encoding DUF4190 domain-containing protein: MSTATDHRPVTRRPAAAVEADNLAVASFLLGLPGLLIFNIVLGPLAITLATLALVRGTRRRGRAVLGLVLGIAALAIFTATTISAHGVIMEFGS; this comes from the coding sequence ATGAGCACCGCCACCGACCACCGGCCCGTCACCCGCCGCCCGGCCGCGGCCGTCGAGGCCGACAACCTGGCCGTCGCCTCCTTCCTGCTCGGACTCCCGGGCCTGCTGATCTTCAACATCGTCCTGGGGCCGCTCGCCATCACCCTCGCCACGCTGGCGCTGGTCCGCGGCACCCGGCGCCGCGGCCGGGCCGTCCTGGGTCTGGTGCTCGGCATCGCCGCACTGGCGATCTTCACCGCCACCACCATCTCCGCGCACGGCGTGATCATGGAGTTCGGTTCCTGA